In Populus alba chromosome 1, ASM523922v2, whole genome shotgun sequence, a single window of DNA contains:
- the LOC118055430 gene encoding scopoletin glucosyltransferase — protein MGSLGHQLHILFFPFFAHGHMIPSVDMAKLFASRGIKTTIITTPLNAPFFSKTIQKNKELGFDINILTIKFPAAEAGLPEGYENTDAFIFSENAKEMTPKFLKATTLLQAPFEKVLQECHPDCFVADMFFPWATDAAAKFGIPRLVFHGTSNFALSAAECVRLYEPHKKVSSDSEPFVVPDLPGDIKLTKKQLPDYVRENAENDFSTFLKACKEAELRSYGVVVNSFYELEPAYADYYKKVLGRKAWNLGPVSLCNRDTEDKAGRGKETSIDQHECLKWLDSKKPNSVVYICFGSMTIFTDSQLKEIAAGLEASGQQFIWVVKRNKKGQEDKEDWLPEGFEERMEGMGLIIRGWAPQVLILDHEAIGAFVTHCGWNSTLEGITAGQPMVTWPIFAEQFYNEKLVTEVLKTGVGVGAKEWLRMHGDHVKSEAVEKTITQIMVGEEGEETRSRAKKLGETARKAVEEGGSSYSDFNALIEELRRRRP, from the coding sequence ATGGGTAGTTTGGGTCACCAATTGCACATTCTCTTCTTCCCCTTCTTTGCTCATGGCCACATGATACCATCCGTGGACATGGCCAAGCTTTTTGCTTCTCGAGGCATAAAGACAACTATCATCACCACTCCTCTGAACGCGCCTTTCTTTTcgaaaacaatccaaaaaaacaaagagttgggttttgatattaatatctTAACCATCAAATTCCCTGCGGCAGAGGCAGGTTTGCCTGAAGGATATGAAAATACAGATGCATTCATTTTCAGCGAAAATGCAAAGGAAATGACCCCAAAGTTTCTCAAGGCCACAACCTTGCTTCAAGCACCCTTTGAGAAGGTGCTACAAGAATGCCACCCTGATTGCTTTGTTGCTGATATGTTCTTTCCCTGGGCTACTGATGCTGCTGCCAAATTTGGAATTCCAAGGCTAGTGTTTCATGGCACTAGTAACTTTGCTTTAAGTGCTGCAGAATGTGTGAGGCTTTATGAGCCACACAAGAAAGTTTCATCAGATTCGGAACCTTTCGTGGTGCCTGATCTTCCTGGTGATATAAAGTTGACAAAGAAGCAACTGCCAGATTATGTCAGAGAAAATGCTGAAAATGACTTTAGCACGTTCTTGAAAGCATGTAAAGAAGCTGAATTAAGGAGCTATGGTGTTGTTGTCAACAGCTTTTATGAGCTTGAGCCAGCTTACGCTGATTACTACAAGAAGGTCTTGGGCAGAAAGGCTTGGAATCTGGGCCCGGTTTCACTATGCAATAGAGACACTGAAGATAAAGCaggaagaggaaaagaaacCTCAATTGATCAGCATGAGTGTTTGAAGTGGCTCGACTCAAAGAAACCAAACTCAGTTGTTTATATTTGCTTTGGAAGCATGACCATCTTCACTGACTCTCAGCTTAAGGAGATTGCAGCAGGTCTCGAAGCTTCTGGTCAGCAGTTTATCTGGGtagttaaaagaaacaaaaagggtCAAGAAGACAAGGAAGATTGGTTACCTGAAGGATTTGAGGAAAGAATGGAAGGCATGGGACTGATTATCAGAGGATGGGCACCCCAGGTTTTGATTCTTGATCATGAAGCAATAGGGGCATTTGTGACTCATTGTGGATGGAACTCAACTCTTGAAGGCATAACTGCAGGGCAACCAATGGTTACATGGCCAATATTTGCTGAGCAATTCTATAATGAAAAGTTGGTGACTGAAGTTTTGAAAACAGGAGTTGGTGTTGGAGCTAAGGAATGGCTTAGAATGCATGGAGATCATGTTAAAAGTGAAGCTGTAGAGAAGACAATCACTCAAATTATGGTGGGTGAAGAGGGAGAGGAAACGAGGAGCAGAGCAAAGAAGCTAGGAGAAACGGCCAGGAAGGCTGTTGAAGAAGGTGGATCTTCCTACTCTGATTTCAATGCTTTGATTGAAGAGCTGAGGCGTCGTCGCCCTTGA